Proteins encoded by one window of Candidatus Delongbacteria bacterium:
- a CDS encoding transporter substrate-binding domain-containing protein, producing the protein MKPIIVIFMMLALSLTIYSEVIELTFAYEDKEQPPYYMGNSNEVLNENPGVAVEMVKLLETRIYGIEIDFVRYPWKRCLASLGENKVDGIFNSSYKQDRLEVGWYPTVDNKHDGEPNPDKRICDISYSLYTLKGTVIPWDGENFNNFTGKISAPLGYSIVDDLKKKGVNIEESPSSINNIDKVVNLRVEATALQDVTADNIIASSPDKYKDIVKISPALTSKHYYVMLSDKLVEENPELAKKIWDELEKIREEKFVELSKKYND; encoded by the coding sequence ATGAAACCAATTATTGTGATTTTTATGATGTTGGCATTATCACTGACTATCTATTCTGAAGTAATTGAGCTGACTTTTGCCTACGAGGATAAAGAACAACCCCCATACTATATGGGAAATTCTAACGAAGTTTTGAATGAGAATCCTGGTGTGGCTGTGGAGATGGTAAAACTACTAGAGACTAGGATATATGGTATTGAAATAGATTTTGTAAGATATCCATGGAAAAGATGTCTCGCATCTTTAGGAGAGAATAAAGTTGATGGAATTTTTAATTCTAGCTACAAACAAGACAGACTTGAAGTGGGTTGGTATCCTACTGTTGACAATAAACATGATGGTGAACCAAATCCCGATAAACGAATTTGCGATATTTCCTATTCCTTATATACACTTAAAGGAACTGTAATACCGTGGGATGGAGAAAACTTCAATAATTTTACAGGTAAAATTTCTGCTCCACTAGGATATTCAATTGTTGACGACTTAAAGAAAAAGGGGGTTAACATTGAAGAATCTCCAAGTTCAATTAATAATATTGATAAAGTGGTAAATTTGAGAGTTGAAGCTACTGCCCTTCAAGATGTTACAGCTGATAATATCATTGCTTCTTCTCCTGATAAGTATAAAGATATAGTTAAAATCAGCCCTGCATTAACTAGCAAACATTACTATGTTATGCTTTCTGATAAACTTGTTGAAGAAAACCCAGAGCTAGCTAAGAAAATTTGGGATGAACTTGAGAAAATAAGAGAAGAAAAATTTGTTGAGTTGTCTAAAAAGTACAATGATTAG
- a CDS encoding oxaloacetate decarboxylase, with product MGRQIKFSLLYRDMWQSSGKYVPTVDMLKKVAPAIIKMGCFARVETNGGGFEQINLLFGENPNNAVREWTKPFNEAGIQCHMLERALNGIRMNPVPKDIRRLMYKVKKAQGVDISRSFCGLNDHRNLELSVKYAKEAGMISQAALSITHSELHTVEYYMGIVDKLVEYGADEIALKDMAGVGRPVFLGNLTKAIKDKYPHIVIQYHGHAGPGFASASILEVARAGAEYIDVAMEPLSWGTGHVDVLTAHAMLKDAGFDVPDINMDAYMEVRALTQSFMDEFLGYFIDPKNRLMNSLLIGPGLPGGMMGSLMADLKSNLVTVNKSRVKAGKSELNQDELLVTLFNEVAHIWPKMGYPPLVTPFSQYVKNIAMFNIIQMEKGQERFSMIDDNTWSMLLGKSGKLPGVIAPELVKLAQNQKKEFYTGNPQDLYPDQLDTFREEMKKNGWDFGKDEEELFELAMHPQQYRAYKSGKAKEDFKAEIEKEKGVSAVVETPKAQVTSTPSQNVYQPKSMNITVNGEVYKVEVSYDLNSKSEVAPKQEVKTEQAPVSSGNFTEILSPLEGKFFQTKDSSDVAIKVGDKIKKGDKIGYIESMKVFNPVAADAEGIVAEVCFKSGDSVDEDEVLVRLK from the coding sequence ATGGGAAGACAGATAAAATTTAGTTTACTTTACAGAGATATGTGGCAGTCATCTGGAAAATATGTTCCTACAGTTGATATGCTTAAAAAAGTTGCTCCAGCAATAATTAAAATGGGTTGCTTTGCCAGAGTGGAAACTAATGGTGGTGGATTTGAACAAATCAATTTGCTATTTGGAGAAAATCCAAATAACGCAGTAAGAGAATGGACCAAACCTTTTAATGAAGCAGGCATCCAATGTCATATGCTTGAAAGAGCTTTGAATGGTATTCGTATGAATCCAGTTCCTAAAGATATAAGAAGATTGATGTATAAAGTTAAAAAAGCTCAAGGCGTTGATATTTCAAGATCATTTTGTGGATTAAATGATCACAGAAATCTAGAGTTATCCGTTAAGTACGCTAAAGAAGCAGGAATGATATCTCAGGCTGCTTTAAGTATAACTCATTCTGAGCTTCATACTGTTGAATATTACATGGGTATCGTTGACAAACTTGTAGAATATGGTGCAGACGAAATCGCTTTGAAGGATATGGCTGGTGTTGGCAGACCCGTGTTTTTAGGTAATCTTACAAAAGCAATAAAAGATAAGTATCCGCATATAGTTATTCAATATCATGGTCATGCTGGTCCGGGTTTTGCTTCAGCATCTATTTTAGAAGTTGCAAGAGCAGGGGCTGAGTATATCGATGTAGCAATGGAGCCATTGTCATGGGGTACAGGACATGTTGATGTTTTGACTGCTCATGCAATGCTTAAAGATGCTGGTTTTGACGTTCCAGATATCAATATGGATGCTTACATGGAAGTTAGAGCACTTACTCAAAGTTTCATGGATGAATTCCTTGGATATTTTATTGATCCTAAAAATAGACTTATGAACTCTCTTTTAATTGGTCCTGGTCTGCCGGGTGGTATGATGGGGTCATTGATGGCTGATTTGAAATCAAACTTAGTTACTGTAAATAAATCAAGAGTCAAAGCAGGAAAATCTGAATTAAATCAAGATGAACTTTTGGTGACATTATTCAATGAAGTAGCTCATATCTGGCCAAAAATGGGTTATCCACCTTTGGTAACTCCTTTCAGTCAATATGTAAAAAATATTGCAATGTTCAATATTATTCAGATGGAAAAAGGACAAGAGCGTTTCTCTATGATAGATGATAATACTTGGTCTATGCTTCTTGGAAAATCTGGGAAATTGCCGGGCGTGATCGCCCCAGAGCTTGTAAAATTGGCTCAAAATCAGAAGAAAGAGTTCTATACAGGAAATCCTCAGGATTTATACCCTGACCAACTTGATACTTTTAGAGAAGAGATGAAGAAAAATGGCTGGGATTTCGGTAAAGATGAAGAAGAACTTTTCGAGCTAGCTATGCATCCTCAACAATACAGAGCCTATAAATCAGGAAAAGCTAAAGAAGACTTTAAAGCTGAAATTGAAAAAGAAAAGGGAGTAAGTGCTGTAGTGGAAACACCAAAGGCTCAAGTAACATCTACACCTTCTCAAAATGTTTACCAACCTAAATCTATGAATATTACTGTAAACGGTGAAGTTTACAAAGTTGAAGTTTCATATGATTTAAATTCAAAATCTGAAGTAGCTCCAAAACAAGAAGTTAAAACAGAGCAGGCACCGGTAAGCTCTGGTAATTTTACAGAGATATTATCTCCACTTGAAGGTAAATTTTTCCAAACAAAAGACTCATCTGATGTAGCAATCAAGGTTGGTGATAAAATTAAAAAGGGTGACAAAATTGGATATATTGAATCTATGAAAGTATTTAATCCTGTTGCAGCAGATGCTGAAGGTATTGTTGCTGAAGTTTGTTTTAAATCAGGTGATTCAGTAGATGAAGATGAAGTACTAGTAAGACTAAAATAG
- a CDS encoding OadG family protein has protein sequence MESNLTNGLTLMIVGMGTVFTVLILVVLTSKYLVVLVNRFFPEIVKNVRKSSLVSTNNQILNDNKSVAVLTAAVDVITSGKGKIVNIEKM, from the coding sequence ATGGAAAGCAACTTAACCAATGGGTTAACTTTGATGATAGTAGGTATGGGGACAGTTTTTACTGTTTTGATACTTGTTGTTTTAACTTCAAAATACCTGGTTGTATTAGTGAACAGATTTTTTCCTGAAATTGTGAAGAACGTCAGGAAAAGTAGTCTTGTTTCTACAAATAATCAGATATTGAATGATAATAAATCAGTTGCTGTTTTAACGGCTGCTGTTGATGTAATTACCTCTGGCAAGGGTAAAATTGTTAATATTGAAAAGATGTAA
- a CDS encoding sodium ion-translocating decarboxylase subunit beta — MDILSKVYEMTAIKDLFVSEIFPGAPILMLSIAFVLLYLGIKKQYEPLLLVPISFGILLANFPGGGMNVISAADHPEIMHMALPQIAHEFGLMNFIYYSLLKTGFLPPIIFLGVGVFTDFGPMLRNPRLAIFGAAAQIGIFSVLLTAVGSGAFTIKEAASLGIIGGADGPTAIFTTIKLAPHLLGPIAIAAYSYMALVPVIIPLVVKLTMSKKELLIHMKRMDKQFAETTVKFKNEKALKVIFPIVLATIVSILVPTATPLVGMLLFGNLVKNIGANTDRLADVGGGALMNIATIFLGLSVGATMTPETFLNVKTIMIVVGGFVAFAISIAGGIYAVKFFNLFTHKKINPLVGATGLSAVPMASRVANDIALKNDPTNNILQYCMASNISGVIGSAVAAGVLISFLN; from the coding sequence ATGGATATACTAAGCAAAGTATATGAGATGACAGCTATAAAGGATCTTTTTGTGTCAGAGATTTTTCCTGGAGCACCGATTTTGATGCTTTCAATAGCATTTGTGCTTTTGTATCTTGGGATTAAAAAACAATATGAACCATTGCTTTTAGTTCCAATCTCCTTTGGAATTTTACTAGCGAATTTCCCTGGAGGTGGTATGAATGTAATTTCTGCTGCCGATCATCCGGAGATTATGCACATGGCACTCCCTCAAATAGCTCATGAATTTGGTCTTATGAATTTCATTTATTATTCATTGTTAAAGACCGGTTTTTTACCTCCAATAATTTTTCTTGGAGTAGGTGTTTTCACAGATTTTGGACCTATGTTGAGAAATCCCCGTTTAGCTATTTTTGGGGCGGCTGCTCAAATAGGGATCTTTTCAGTTCTTTTAACTGCTGTTGGTTCCGGAGCGTTTACAATTAAAGAAGCTGCTTCACTAGGTATCATCGGTGGTGCAGATGGTCCTACAGCTATTTTTACTACAATAAAATTAGCTCCGCATTTACTTGGACCTATTGCAATTGCAGCTTATTCCTATATGGCATTGGTTCCTGTTATTATTCCACTTGTTGTAAAATTAACAATGAGTAAAAAGGAACTCTTGATTCACATGAAGAGAATGGATAAACAATTTGCTGAAACTACAGTGAAGTTCAAAAATGAAAAGGCATTAAAAGTAATTTTCCCTATAGTTCTAGCTACTATTGTTTCAATTCTTGTTCCTACAGCTACACCACTTGTTGGTATGCTTTTATTTGGAAATTTAGTAAAAAACATTGGTGCAAATACTGATAGATTAGCAGATGTAGGTGGTGGTGCTTTGATGAATATTGCCACAATTTTCCTTGGTCTGTCCGTTGGAGCTACCATGACTCCTGAAACATTCTTGAATGTAAAAACCATAATGATTGTTGTGGGTGGCTTCGTAGCTTTTGCAATTTCTATAGCTGGTGGTATTTATGCTGTAAAATTTTTCAATTTATTTACTCATAAAAAGATCAATCCTCTCGTTGGTGCTACGGGATTATCTGCTGTTCCGATGGCTTCAAGGGTGGCTAATGATATAGCACTAAAGAATGATCCAACAAACAATATTCTACAATATTGCATGGCATCAAATATTTCAGGTGTGATTGGCTCTGCTGTTGCAGCAGGTGTATTAATCTCATTTTTAAACTAA